A part of Deinococcus detaillensis genomic DNA contains:
- a CDS encoding ankyrin repeat domain-containing protein, producing MRFMTYHDLDASKVKKQLAKVREAVERDDFRTPDIKKLAQGQYYRAKLDDTNRLLLTFVKHDSQTICLALEVIHQHAYEKSRFLRGAALDLSKMDSGKFDEAKLLSADSDSPEQISARAHPVRYLHPSRREFHVLDKVISFDDTQDAVYRTPAPVILVGSAGSGKTALTLQKLRELPGQVLYVTLSPYLAQSAAELYAAHGFENESQDVQFLSFKDYLSTIRVPRGREVRFEDFQTWFVRQPNLSFTDAHQLFEEFRGVLSSSPSGPLSREAYLGLGVRQSIYAAEQRPLIDQFFQNYLNWLAEARLYDSSLLAAEYLPQVSPSVDFVVVDEVQDLTAAQLALILRSLKVPGQFLLCGDSNQIVHPNFFSWAAVKTLLWNDPALAERQAINVLRANFRNASQVTRVANDLLKIKHARFGSIDRESNFLVEAVAAEAGSVTFLPDDVRVKKHLDEQTRDSTEYAVLVLRDSDKAGARKVFGTPLVFSVHEAKGLEYPNIILYNFISGERATYRQITEGVELADLQKDNLKYSRAKDKTDKSLEIYKFYVNALYVAVTRAVRRVTLIEADTRHPLLSLLGVELGDEAEQLQVKKASRDDWEREARKLELQGKKEQAGDIRRRILQQKPVPWEVWTPEVLRRMENEVRTQPSDAKVARSLVDFAVLNRSESLLTELRDLKIKPAQAYLRNNAKDRQIQWQAVADKYRKNYESGANPRSVLSDADKYGVDHRTPENLTPLMLAVLAGNLALTEALLERGADVTQTDVFGRTPQILALSRAAQDAQYAQRSLGLIYARVRPAALDVLVSDKLVRLMPEGAEYYFLSMMLALGPNYASTLQDPPLNEAELHKRRTGFYVDSLQLNLDSFAESVLREARRKRSYFNHVLARAEVGSNYQPARKLWQRVKTGFYQLNPDLQVRLKLSANTEGEWVNVALLSDPVARAWLAADTYSAEGVTA from the coding sequence ATGCGTTTTATGACTTACCACGACCTTGATGCCAGTAAGGTTAAAAAACAGCTTGCCAAAGTGCGTGAAGCGGTAGAGCGTGACGATTTCCGTACCCCAGACATCAAAAAGCTTGCCCAAGGTCAGTATTACCGCGCCAAATTGGACGACACCAACCGCTTGCTGCTCACTTTTGTCAAGCACGATTCGCAAACAATCTGTCTGGCGCTGGAAGTCATTCACCAGCACGCCTACGAGAAATCGCGTTTTCTGCGCGGAGCGGCGCTCGACCTCAGCAAAATGGATTCCGGCAAGTTTGACGAGGCCAAGCTGCTTTCCGCCGATTCCGACAGCCCCGAACAGATCAGCGCTCGCGCCCATCCAGTGCGCTATTTGCATCCCAGCCGCCGCGAATTTCACGTGCTGGACAAAGTGATTTCGTTTGACGATACTCAAGACGCCGTGTACCGCACGCCTGCGCCGGTGATTTTGGTGGGGTCGGCGGGCAGCGGCAAAACCGCCCTGACCCTGCAAAAGCTGCGCGAATTACCCGGCCAAGTGCTGTATGTCACGCTCTCACCATATCTGGCCCAAAGCGCCGCTGAGCTGTACGCCGCGCACGGCTTTGAAAATGAGAGCCAAGACGTGCAGTTTTTGTCGTTCAAAGATTACCTGTCCACCATTCGGGTACCGAGGGGACGTGAAGTGCGCTTTGAGGATTTTCAAACTTGGTTTGTGCGGCAACCTAATCTGAGCTTCACCGACGCCCACCAACTGTTTGAGGAGTTTCGGGGCGTGCTGAGCAGTTCGCCGAGCGGCCCGCTGAGCCGTGAAGCGTACCTTGGGCTGGGGGTGCGGCAATCTATTTACGCCGCCGAGCAGCGTCCGCTGATTGACCAGTTCTTTCAAAATTACCTGAATTGGCTGGCCGAGGCACGCTTATACGATTCCAGTCTGCTGGCCGCCGAGTATTTGCCGCAGGTCTCGCCCAGTGTGGACTTTGTGGTGGTGGACGAGGTACAAGACCTGACGGCGGCTCAACTTGCGCTGATTCTCAGAAGCCTTAAAGTGCCCGGCCAGTTTTTGCTGTGCGGCGACAGCAACCAGATTGTCCACCCCAATTTCTTTTCGTGGGCGGCAGTGAAAACGCTGCTGTGGAATGATCCCGCTTTGGCTGAGCGGCAAGCCATCAATGTTCTTCGGGCCAATTTCCGCAACGCCTCGCAGGTCACGCGGGTCGCCAATGATCTGCTCAAAATCAAGCACGCCCGCTTTGGCAGCATTGACCGCGAAAGTAATTTTTTGGTGGAGGCGGTGGCGGCTGAAGCGGGCAGCGTAACCTTCTTGCCGGATGATGTACGGGTCAAAAAGCACCTTGATGAGCAGACCCGTGACAGCACCGAGTACGCTGTATTGGTGCTGCGCGACAGCGACAAAGCCGGGGCACGCAAAGTCTTTGGCACGCCGCTGGTCTTCAGCGTTCACGAAGCCAAGGGCCTGGAATATCCCAATATCATTTTGTACAACTTTATCAGCGGTGAGCGGGCCACCTACCGCCAGATCACCGAGGGCGTTGAACTGGCTGATTTGCAAAAAGACAACCTCAAATACAGCCGCGCCAAAGACAAAACCGATAAGTCCCTGGAAATCTACAAGTTTTATGTCAATGCCCTGTATGTGGCTGTGACCCGCGCCGTCCGCCGCGTGACCCTGATTGAAGCTGACACCCGCCACCCGCTGCTGAGCTTGCTGGGCGTGGAGCTGGGCGACGAAGCCGAGCAGCTCCAGGTCAAAAAGGCCAGCCGCGACGACTGGGAGCGCGAGGCCCGCAAGCTGGAATTGCAAGGGAAAAAAGAGCAGGCCGGTGATATTCGCCGCCGAATTTTGCAGCAAAAGCCGGTGCCGTGGGAAGTCTGGACGCCGGAAGTCTTGCGCCGGATGGAAAATGAAGTGCGTACCCAGCCGAGTGACGCCAAAGTGGCCCGCTCGTTGGTGGATTTCGCGGTGCTGAACCGCTCCGAGAGTTTGCTGACCGAGCTGCGTGACCTCAAAATCAAGCCTGCTCAGGCGTATTTGCGCAACAATGCCAAAGACCGCCAGATTCAGTGGCAAGCGGTGGCTGACAAATACCGCAAAAATTATGAATCCGGAGCCAACCCGCGCTCGGTACTCAGTGACGCCGACAAATACGGCGTGGATCACCGCACCCCCGAAAACCTGACGCCGCTGATGTTGGCGGTACTGGCGGGCAATCTGGCGCTGACAGAAGCATTGCTGGAGCGCGGAGCCGACGTGACCCAGACCGATGTGTTTGGCCGCACGCCGCAGATACTGGCCCTCAGCCGCGCCGCGCAGGACGCCCAGTATGCTCAGCGCAGCCTCGGCCTGATCTACGCACGGGTGCGCCCCGCCGCGCTGGACGTGCTGGTGAGCGACAAATTGGTGCGCTTAATGCCGGAAGGCGCAGAATACTATTTCCTGAGCATGATGCTGGCGCTGGGGCCAAATTACGCTTCGACCTTACAAGATCCGCCGCTCAATGAAGCTGAGTTGCACAAGCGCCGAACAGGCTTTTACGTGGATAGCTTGCAGCTCAACCTGGACTCCTTCGCAGAGAGTGTGCTGAGGGAAGCGCGGCGTAAGCGCAGTTACTTTAATCATGTGCTGGCCCGCGCCGAAGTAGGGAGCAATTATCAACCAGCCCGCAAACTGTGGCAGCGCGTCAAAACGGGCTTTTATCAGCTTAACCCTGACTTGCAAGTGCGGCTCAAGCTCTCGGCCAATACCGAAGGCGAATGGGTCAATGTGGCGCTGCTCAGTGATCCGGTGGCGCGGGCTTGGCTGGCGGCTGATACTTATTCCGCTGAAGGCGTCACCGCCTAA